One window of the Streptomyces asoensis genome contains the following:
- a CDS encoding glycosyltransferase family 4 protein — translation MRVVIVTESFPPDVNGVAHCAFQTARHLVDRGHAPVVVAPATAAGTGPDAEAPCPVVRVPSLPLPGYPQVRVALPSRRVAAAIAEHRADMVHLASPFILGVRGMAAAARLGIPAVAVYQTDLGGYARTYMGAGEAAAWRRIRSVHAAADLTLAPSSAALHDLDTHAVPRVKLWPRGVDTLRFRPDRRDEALRRALAPNGELIVGYVGRLAPEKHVELLAGVCGLPGVRVVVVGDGPSRPGLEETLPGAVFLGNRTGDELARIFASLDVFVHTGPFETFCQTVQEAMASGVPVVAPAAGGPLDLVAHGRTGLLVPPRDATVVQDAVAALVADPARRAAYGAAGRATVEGRTWAAIGDRLIGHYEDVLAARRLVVAA, via the coding sequence ATGCGTGTCGTCATCGTGACCGAATCCTTTCCCCCCGACGTGAACGGCGTGGCCCATTGCGCCTTCCAGACCGCCCGACACCTCGTCGATCGCGGTCACGCCCCCGTCGTCGTCGCCCCGGCCACCGCCGCCGGGACCGGGCCGGACGCCGAAGCGCCCTGCCCCGTCGTCCGAGTCCCCTCCCTTCCGCTCCCCGGCTACCCCCAGGTCCGCGTCGCCCTCCCCAGCCGACGCGTCGCCGCCGCCATCGCCGAGCACCGGGCCGACATGGTCCACCTGGCCAGCCCCTTCATCCTCGGCGTCCGGGGCATGGCGGCCGCCGCCCGGCTCGGTATCCCCGCCGTCGCCGTCTACCAGACCGACCTGGGCGGCTACGCCCGCACCTACATGGGCGCCGGCGAGGCAGCCGCCTGGCGCCGGATACGGTCCGTCCACGCCGCCGCCGACCTCACCCTCGCCCCCTCCAGCGCGGCCCTGCACGACCTGGACACGCACGCGGTGCCCCGGGTGAAGCTGTGGCCGCGGGGCGTGGACACCCTGCGCTTCCGCCCCGACCGCCGCGACGAGGCACTGCGCCGCGCACTCGCCCCGAACGGCGAGCTGATCGTCGGCTACGTCGGACGGCTCGCCCCCGAGAAGCACGTCGAGCTGCTGGCCGGCGTCTGCGGGCTGCCGGGCGTCCGGGTCGTGGTGGTGGGCGACGGACCGAGCAGGCCCGGCCTGGAGGAGACCCTGCCGGGCGCGGTCTTCCTGGGCAACCGCACCGGCGACGAACTCGCCCGGATCTTCGCCTCGCTGGACGTGTTCGTGCACACCGGCCCCTTCGAGACCTTCTGCCAGACGGTGCAGGAGGCCATGGCCAGTGGTGTGCCGGTGGTCGCCCCCGCCGCGGGCGGCCCCCTGGACCTGGTCGCCCACGGGCGCACCGGCCTGCTCGTCCCGCCCCGGGACGCCACCGTCGTGCAGGACGCGGTGGCGGCGCTGGTGGCCGACCCCGCGCGGCGGGCCGCCTACGGCGCCGCCGGGCGGGCCACGGTCGAGGGACGCACCTGGGCCGCCATCGGCGACCGGCTCATCGGCCACTACGAGGACGTGCTCGCCGCGCGTCGACTGGTGGTGGCGGCATGA
- a CDS encoding putative hydro-lyase has product MNRPILTQDRRTPSVDDRPVTLLDEHAHAWSPATARARFRAGLAGPTAGVAGGHTQVNLISVPADWAYDMLLFCQRNPKPCPVLDVTDAGSWTTVLAEGADLRTDLPRYRVWADGELVDEPTDVRAYWRDDLVSFLIGCSFTFEWALSGAGVPIRHVEQGRNVPMYVTSRQCRPAGRLHGPMVVSMRPVPPQHLAAAIRESSLLPAVHGSPVHCGDPSGLGIDDLGRPDFGDPVEAAPDDIPVFWACGVTPQAAVMASRPPFALTHAPGQMFLTDARDEQYRVA; this is encoded by the coding sequence GTGAACCGTCCGATCCTCACGCAGGACCGCCGTACGCCCTCCGTCGACGACCGTCCCGTCACCCTCCTCGACGAGCACGCGCACGCGTGGAGCCCCGCCACCGCCCGGGCCCGCTTCCGGGCGGGCCTGGCGGGCCCCACGGCCGGGGTCGCGGGCGGCCACACCCAGGTCAACCTGATCTCGGTGCCCGCGGACTGGGCGTACGACATGCTCCTGTTCTGCCAGCGCAACCCGAAGCCCTGTCCCGTCCTCGACGTCACGGACGCCGGCTCCTGGACGACCGTCCTCGCCGAGGGCGCCGACCTGCGCACCGATCTGCCGCGCTACCGGGTCTGGGCGGACGGGGAGCTGGTGGACGAGCCGACGGACGTGCGCGCGTACTGGCGTGACGACCTGGTGTCGTTCCTGATCGGATGCAGCTTCACCTTCGAGTGGGCGCTGTCCGGGGCCGGCGTCCCGATCCGGCACGTCGAGCAGGGACGCAACGTCCCGATGTACGTGACGAGCCGGCAGTGCCGGCCCGCGGGGCGGCTGCACGGCCCCATGGTGGTGTCCATGCGTCCGGTGCCGCCGCAGCACCTCGCGGCGGCCATCCGGGAGAGCAGCCTGCTCCCGGCGGTGCACGGCAGCCCCGTACACTGCGGCGATCCGTCGGGACTGGGCATCGACGACCTCGGCCGGCCCGACTTCGGCGACCCCGTGGAAGCCGCGCCGGACGACATCCCGGTGTTCTGGGCCTGCGGTGTGACCCCGCAGGCCGCGGTGATGGCCTCGCGCCCGCCGTTCGCCCTCACCCACGCCCCGGGACAGATGTTCCTCACCGACGCCCGCGACGAGCAGTACCGCGTGGCTTGA
- a CDS encoding LamB/YcsF family protein, which produces MTATTAIDLNADLGEGFGRWQLTDDEQLLSVVSSANVACGFHAGDAVTMRRVCDLAAERGVTIGAQVSYRDLAGFGRRAMDVPPAELAAEVAYQIGALEVFARAAGARVAYVKPHGALYNRVVHDEEQAGAVIDGVLLADAALPVLGLPGSRLLELARGAGLPAVPEAFADRAYTEEGTLVPRGQAGAVVTDPDAVVERSVRLARLGQVTSHAGSSIEVRARSLCLHGDTPGAVELARRVRRGLEESGVRVEAFA; this is translated from the coding sequence ATGACCGCGACGACCGCGATCGATCTGAACGCCGACCTCGGCGAGGGCTTCGGCCGCTGGCAGCTGACCGACGACGAACAACTGCTGTCCGTCGTCAGCAGCGCCAACGTGGCCTGTGGCTTCCACGCCGGGGACGCGGTCACCATGCGGCGGGTGTGCGACCTGGCGGCCGAGCGAGGCGTGACGATCGGCGCGCAGGTCTCCTACCGGGACCTGGCGGGGTTCGGGCGGCGCGCCATGGACGTGCCGCCCGCCGAACTGGCCGCCGAGGTGGCGTACCAGATCGGCGCCCTGGAGGTGTTCGCCCGGGCGGCGGGCGCGCGCGTGGCGTACGTGAAGCCGCACGGCGCGCTCTACAACCGGGTCGTGCACGACGAGGAACAGGCCGGCGCGGTGATCGACGGGGTGCTCCTCGCCGACGCCGCGCTGCCCGTGCTCGGGCTGCCCGGCTCACGCCTGCTGGAGCTGGCCCGGGGGGCGGGACTCCCGGCCGTCCCGGAGGCCTTCGCGGACCGCGCGTACACCGAGGAGGGCACGCTCGTGCCCCGTGGGCAGGCCGGGGCCGTGGTCACCGACCCGGACGCCGTCGTGGAGCGGTCGGTGCGCCTGGCCCGGCTCGGGCAGGTCACCTCCCACGCGGGATCGTCCATCGAGGTACGCGCGCGTTCGCTGTGCCTGCACGGCGACACGCCCGGCGCGGTGGAGCTGGCCCGCCGGGTCCGGCGTGGCCTGGAGGAGTCGGGCGTACGAGTGGAGGCCTTCGCATGA
- a CDS encoding 5-oxoprolinase subunit B family protein, with amino-acid sequence MRVLPVGDDALLVELASGAEAEALHAELLRRRAAGLLHAREIVPAARTVLLDGLTDPGRLASELAASVVPPAPPREQAAVEIPIRYDGPDLAEVAAHWGVPEEEVARIHAATEFRVAFCGFAPGFAYLTGLPPRYDVPRRATPRTAVPAGSVALAGPYTGVYPRSSPGGWQLIGSTEAVLWDHARVPAALLSPGTRVRFVPVGPVGPVGPVGSVGTS; translated from the coding sequence GTGCGCGTCCTGCCCGTCGGCGACGACGCCCTGCTGGTCGAGCTGGCGTCCGGCGCGGAGGCCGAGGCCCTGCACGCGGAGCTGCTGCGTCGCCGCGCGGCGGGCCTGCTCCATGCCCGCGAGATCGTCCCGGCGGCCCGCACCGTCCTCCTGGACGGTCTGACCGACCCCGGCCGGCTGGCGTCCGAGCTGGCCGCGTCCGTGGTACCGCCCGCTCCCCCGCGTGAGCAGGCGGCCGTGGAGATCCCGATCCGCTACGACGGCCCGGACCTGGCCGAGGTCGCCGCCCACTGGGGCGTCCCTGAGGAGGAGGTGGCCCGCATCCACGCGGCCACCGAGTTCCGGGTCGCCTTCTGCGGGTTCGCGCCCGGCTTCGCCTATCTCACCGGTCTGCCTCCGCGCTACGACGTGCCGCGCCGGGCCACCCCGCGCACCGCCGTGCCGGCCGGTTCGGTGGCGCTGGCGGGGCCGTACACGGGTGTGTACCCGCGTTCGTCGCCGGGCGGCTGGCAGCTGATCGGCAGCACGGAGGCGGTGCTGTGGGACCACGCGCGCGTGCCGGCCGCGCTGCTGTCGCCGGGCACGCGCGTGCGCTTCGTCCCGGTGGGGCCGGTGGGGCCGGTGGGGCCGGTGGGATCGGTGGGCACCTCATGA
- a CDS encoding SGNH/GDSL hydrolase family protein produces the protein MLAGVEALVEPGEPVEPVEPVEFINLAVSGAQTRDVLERQLPAGLELRPDVVSVVVGVNDTLRCTFDIHAVAARLDTVYGAFAEQGAVLLTACLPDPGGTLGLPGVLARPLARRQRAVNAVVHALSERYGAVHLHAAEGAWLTDRAMWSADRLHPGERGHRQLAVRFHAVLAEAGLATGSAPSPEPEFPAPTTSASLWWLATAGTGWVARRCTDLLPQLLTLAADELRHRARGTSARLDLRASAAVSAALAALSVAERQPDAA, from the coding sequence GTGCTGGCGGGGGTCGAGGCGCTCGTGGAGCCCGGGGAGCCCGTGGAGCCCGTGGAGCCCGTGGAGTTCATCAATCTCGCGGTCAGCGGCGCGCAGACGCGGGACGTGCTCGAACGGCAGCTCCCGGCCGGGCTGGAGCTGCGGCCCGACGTCGTCTCCGTGGTCGTCGGTGTCAACGACACTCTGCGCTGCACCTTCGACATCCATGCCGTTGCCGCCCGGCTCGACACGGTCTACGGCGCCTTCGCCGAGCAGGGCGCGGTCCTGCTCACCGCGTGCCTGCCCGACCCGGGCGGCACCCTCGGGCTGCCCGGGGTTCTCGCCCGACCACTGGCCCGGCGGCAGCGCGCGGTCAACGCCGTCGTCCACGCGCTCTCCGAACGGTACGGCGCCGTCCACCTGCACGCCGCGGAGGGCGCCTGGCTGACGGACCGCGCCATGTGGAGCGCGGACCGGCTCCACCCCGGGGAACGGGGGCACCGGCAACTGGCGGTGCGCTTCCACGCGGTGCTGGCGGAGGCGGGCCTCGCGACCGGCTCCGCGCCCTCGCCCGAGCCCGAGTTCCCGGCGCCGACGACCTCGGCGAGCCTGTGGTGGCTGGCGACCGCTGGCACCGGCTGGGTGGCCCGGCGCTGCACCGACCTGCTCCCGCAACTGCTCACGCTGGCCGCCGACGAGCTGCGGCACCGCGCGCGGGGGACGAGCGCCCGCCTCGATCTGCGGGCCTCCGCGGCGGTGTCCGCGGCGCTCGCCGCGCTCTCCGTGGCGGAGCGGCAGCCGGACGCCGCCTGA
- a CDS encoding MFS transporter has translation MSTPLPPRTPATDTRPAGATPAPDDGALAWLRALGPRGRRAFAGAFGGYALDSYDYFTLPLSMVALAAYFGLDSGQTGLFTTVTLVASAIGGAVAGVLADRIGRVRALMITVITYAVFTVACGFAPTYETLLVFRSLQGLGFGGEWAVGAILVAEYASAKHRGRTLGAIQSSWAVGWGLAALTYTLVFSFFGDDIAWRVMFWTGALPALLVVWMRRRVQDAPEAVAAREQSAGKGSFPAIFKGPLLRTTLFAGLLSTGVQGGYYTLATWVPTYLKSERGLSVVGTGGYLTFLISGAFLGYLTGGYLTDRLGRRRNIWLFALLSAVCILAYANIPSGADTVLLVLGFPLGFCMSAIFSGFGSYLSELYPTALRGTGQGFTYNTGRAVGAVFPTTVGYLADSWGVGGALVFGAIGYAIAALALLGLPETRGKELE, from the coding sequence ATGAGCACGCCCCTTCCACCCCGGACCCCGGCCACCGACACCCGACCCGCCGGCGCGACACCCGCTCCCGACGACGGCGCCCTGGCCTGGCTGCGCGCCCTCGGCCCGCGCGGCCGCCGCGCCTTCGCCGGCGCGTTCGGCGGCTACGCCCTCGACTCCTACGACTACTTCACGCTGCCGCTGAGCATGGTCGCGCTGGCGGCGTACTTCGGTCTGGACAGCGGCCAGACCGGCCTGTTCACCACCGTCACCCTGGTCGCCTCGGCGATCGGCGGCGCCGTGGCGGGGGTGCTGGCCGACCGGATCGGCCGGGTCAGGGCCCTGATGATCACGGTGATCACGTACGCGGTCTTCACCGTCGCCTGCGGCTTCGCGCCCACCTACGAGACGCTGCTGGTCTTCCGGTCCCTCCAGGGCCTCGGTTTCGGCGGCGAGTGGGCGGTCGGCGCGATCCTGGTCGCCGAGTACGCGAGCGCGAAGCACCGGGGCCGCACCCTCGGCGCGATCCAGAGCTCGTGGGCCGTCGGCTGGGGCCTCGCGGCCCTCACGTACACGCTGGTCTTCTCGTTCTTCGGCGACGACATCGCCTGGCGCGTGATGTTCTGGACGGGCGCCCTGCCCGCGCTGCTCGTGGTGTGGATGCGGCGCCGGGTACAGGACGCGCCGGAGGCCGTCGCCGCCCGCGAACAGAGCGCCGGGAAGGGCTCGTTCCCGGCGATCTTCAAAGGGCCGCTGCTGCGGACGACGCTCTTCGCGGGCCTGCTCTCGACCGGTGTGCAGGGCGGCTACTACACCCTGGCGACCTGGGTGCCGACGTATCTGAAATCCGAGCGCGGCCTGTCGGTGGTCGGCACCGGCGGCTATCTGACCTTCCTGATCTCGGGCGCCTTCCTCGGCTACCTCACCGGCGGCTACCTCACCGACCGGCTGGGCCGGCGCCGCAACATCTGGCTGTTCGCCCTGCTGTCGGCGGTGTGCATCCTGGCGTACGCGAACATCCCGAGCGGCGCGGACACCGTGCTCCTCGTGCTCGGATTCCCGCTCGGGTTCTGCATGTCGGCGATCTTCAGCGGTTTCGGGTCCTACCTGAGCGAGCTGTACCCGACGGCCCTGCGCGGCACGGGACAGGGCTTCACGTACAACACCGGCCGCGCCGTGGGCGCCGTCTTCCCCACCACGGTCGGCTACCTCGCCGACAGTTGGGGCGTGGGCGGCGCGCTGGTGTTCGGCGCGATCGGCTACGCAATCGCCGCCCTGGCGCTGCTGGGGCTGCCGGAGACCCGCGGGAAGGAACTGGAGTGA
- a CDS encoding biotin-dependent carboxyltransferase family protein yields MSDRAVSVVRAGALTTVQDRGRPGHAHLGVPRSGALDAPAAALVNRLVGNPPDAAVLETTLNGCALRPRSDVTIAVGGAPCRVTVDGRPVAWGAPVRVRAGTLLDIGPAVSGVRTYVALAGGIIVEPVLGSRSTDLLSGLGPAPLTDGTVLPLGRELVPHARVDVAPQPAPPAELVLRVTLGPRDDWFTPDALRAFTSRIFLVSSASNRIGLRTEGPALERARSGELASEGMVLGAVQVPPAGRPVVFLADHPTTGGYPVIGVVRAADLAAAAQAVPGTPVRFVAVRRR; encoded by the coding sequence ATGAGCGACCGCGCCGTCTCCGTCGTCCGCGCCGGGGCGCTCACCACGGTGCAGGACCGGGGCCGCCCGGGACACGCGCATCTCGGCGTGCCCCGTTCCGGCGCTCTCGACGCGCCCGCGGCGGCCCTCGTCAACCGGCTGGTGGGCAACCCGCCCGATGCGGCCGTCCTGGAGACGACGCTCAACGGCTGCGCCCTCAGGCCGCGTTCCGACGTGACCATCGCGGTCGGCGGCGCGCCCTGCCGGGTCACGGTGGACGGCCGGCCGGTCGCCTGGGGCGCGCCCGTGCGGGTACGCGCCGGCACCCTCCTGGACATCGGACCGGCCGTCTCCGGGGTACGCACCTACGTGGCCCTGGCAGGCGGCATCATCGTCGAGCCGGTCCTCGGCAGCCGGTCCACGGATCTGCTCTCGGGCCTCGGCCCCGCGCCGCTCACGGACGGCACCGTCCTGCCCCTGGGGCGCGAACTCGTCCCGCACGCGCGCGTGGACGTCGCCCCGCAGCCGGCGCCGCCGGCCGAACTCGTCCTCCGGGTGACGCTCGGCCCACGGGACGACTGGTTCACGCCGGACGCGCTCCGCGCCTTCACCTCGCGGATCTTCCTCGTGTCCTCGGCGAGCAATCGCATCGGGCTGCGCACCGAGGGACCCGCCCTGGAGCGCGCCCGGAGCGGTGAGCTGGCGAGCGAGGGCATGGTCCTGGGCGCCGTACAGGTTCCGCCCGCCGGCCGGCCGGTGGTCTTCCTGGCCGATCACCCGACCACCGGTGGCTACCCGGTGATCGGGGTCGTCCGCGCGGCCGATCTCGCGGCCGCGGCCCAGGCCGTGCCCGGAACGCCGGTCCGCTTCGTGGCCGTACGCCGAAGGTGA
- a CDS encoding glycosyltransferase, which produces MSGADGGSGLARPTSTSAGPLRIVRLANFVAPASGGLRTALRELGKGYRAAGHEPVLIVPGERESDRRTEQGRVITLPGPLLPGTGGYRVLTDKRRVARLLEELAPDRLEVSDRTTLRWTGKWARRARVPAVMVSHETADGVLRTWGVPEGAARRAADALNLRTAHTYARVVCTTEFAEREFVRIGARNVVRAPLGVDLVERHPALRDAGLRARHAREDQTLLVMCTRLSVEKRPGTALDALEALLRRGARAVLVVAGDGPLRPRLEQRARERGLPVTFVGHVSDRGALGALQASADVCLAPGPAETFGLAALEAMACGTPVVASASSALPEVIGAAGATAADRGAAFADAVENLLERPLAARREAARARAECFGWGTAVDAFLAAHDAPVSVTAPVTAPVRPFVPGGLG; this is translated from the coding sequence ATGAGCGGCGCCGACGGCGGAAGTGGCCTGGCCCGCCCCACCTCCACGAGTGCCGGGCCGCTGCGGATCGTGCGGCTCGCCAACTTCGTGGCCCCCGCCTCGGGCGGGCTGCGCACGGCCCTGCGTGAACTCGGCAAGGGCTATCGCGCGGCCGGCCACGAGCCGGTCCTGATCGTGCCCGGCGAGCGGGAGAGCGACCGCCGGACCGAGCAGGGGCGGGTGATCACCCTGCCGGGGCCGCTGCTGCCCGGCACCGGCGGCTACCGCGTCCTCACCGACAAACGGCGGGTCGCCCGCCTGCTGGAGGAACTCGCCCCCGACCGCCTGGAGGTCTCCGACCGCACGACACTGCGCTGGACCGGCAAGTGGGCCCGGCGGGCCCGCGTTCCCGCAGTGATGGTCTCCCACGAGACCGCCGACGGCGTCCTGCGCACCTGGGGCGTGCCGGAAGGGGCGGCCCGGCGCGCCGCCGACGCGCTCAACCTCCGTACGGCGCACACGTACGCGCGCGTGGTGTGCACCACCGAGTTCGCCGAGCGGGAGTTCGTGCGGATCGGGGCGCGGAACGTCGTGCGGGCGCCGCTGGGCGTCGACCTCGTCGAACGGCACCCCGCCCTGCGTGACGCCGGGCTGCGGGCCCGTCACGCGCGCGAGGACCAGACCCTGCTGGTGATGTGCACCCGCCTGTCCGTGGAGAAGCGCCCCGGTACGGCGCTGGACGCCCTGGAGGCGTTGCTGCGGCGCGGTGCGCGGGCGGTTCTGGTCGTCGCGGGCGACGGACCGCTGCGGCCGCGGCTGGAGCAACGGGCACGCGAGCGCGGGCTGCCCGTGACGTTCGTGGGGCACGTCTCCGACCGAGGCGCGTTGGGGGCCTTGCAGGCCTCGGCCGACGTGTGTCTGGCCCCGGGGCCCGCGGAGACGTTCGGGCTCGCCGCCCTGGAGGCCATGGCGTGCGGGACCCCCGTGGTCGCGAGCGCCTCCTCGGCGCTCCCCGAGGTGATCGGCGCCGCGGGGGCCACGGCGGCCGACCGGGGGGCGGCGTTCGCGGACGCCGTGGAGAACCTCCTGGAGCGTCCCCTCGCGGCCCGCCGGGAGGCCGCACGCGCGCGTGCGGAGTGCTTCGGCTGGGGTACGGCGGTCGACGCCTTCCTCGCGGCGCACGACGCGCCGGTGTCGGTCACGGCACCGGTGACCGCACCTGTTCGTCCTTTCGTGCCCGGAGGACTCGGATGA
- a CDS encoding GntR family transcriptional regulator — protein MAEQLAGLADDRALLGRTSTAERVSDILRSRIAEGYFPPGTRLSEDSIGGALGVSRNTLREAFRLLTHERLLVHELNRGVFVRVLTVEDVEDIYRTRALVECAVVRGLGEPPYALDGLRASVTEGQVAAVESDWKGLGTANFHFHRELVALAGSVRTDELMRSVFAELRLAFHLVDEPRRLHEPYLQRNRQILQALQAGDRTEAEKLLEVYLADSLERVVEVYRRRMGDESPTEG, from the coding sequence ATGGCAGAGCAGCTGGCGGGACTGGCCGACGACCGCGCCCTCCTGGGCCGTACGAGCACGGCCGAACGGGTTTCGGACATCCTCAGAAGCCGCATCGCCGAGGGCTATTTCCCGCCCGGGACACGGCTGTCGGAGGACAGCATCGGCGGGGCGCTCGGCGTCTCCCGTAACACGCTCCGCGAGGCGTTCCGGCTGCTCACCCATGAGCGCCTGCTCGTCCACGAGCTGAACCGGGGCGTGTTCGTCCGGGTCCTGACCGTCGAGGACGTCGAGGACATCTACCGCACGCGCGCGCTCGTCGAGTGCGCCGTCGTACGCGGGCTGGGGGAGCCGCCGTACGCGCTGGACGGCCTCCGGGCGAGCGTCACCGAGGGGCAGGTCGCGGCCGTCGAGAGTGACTGGAAAGGACTGGGCACCGCCAACTTCCACTTCCACCGCGAACTGGTGGCCCTGGCCGGAAGCGTTCGCACCGATGAGCTGATGCGCAGCGTCTTCGCCGAGCTGCGCCTCGCCTTCCACCTCGTCGACGAGCCGCGCCGGCTGCACGAGCCGTACCTCCAGCGCAACCGCCAGATCCTCCAGGCCCTCCAGGCCGGGGACAGGACCGAGGCGGAGAAGCTGCTCGAGGTGTACCTGGCCGACTCGCTGGAGCGGGTGGTCGAGGTCTACCGGCGGCGGATGGGCGACGAATCCC